A single Lolium perenne isolate Kyuss_39 chromosome 6, Kyuss_2.0, whole genome shotgun sequence DNA region contains:
- the LOC139832569 gene encoding uncharacterized protein, whose amino-acid sequence MTVKEFEELALDGNNYPTWAMDVKISLSSRGIAAALIPPEDPLPQGVAQLTEPQKYGALYIIRNHIHPDLKSEYLTEESPSNMWQALKTRYEQQRAVILPEASHEWTQLRLQDFKCIGAYNHEVHKICSKLRFCEKEPSEEEKIEKTLSTMLPADRILQQQYRARNYQVYSELIHVLLQAEKHDELLLKNSHQRPVGAAPLPEVHANFQKNNKFNGSFKGRKKNFKGNYNRNRNNKNKPHNSDKGKGIAKNKSDKTNLCQKCGCYKHVTKKCRTPKHLVNLYLQSMGRNRPAQGARYEAHFNLQPENNMEVGCSRDVQRAPSNTEELHVPRDSMDKENMMI is encoded by the coding sequence ATGACCGTCAAAGAATTTGAAGAGCTCGCGCTCGACGGAAATAATTATCCTACATGGGCTATGGATGTTAAAATTAGTCTTTCATCCCGTGGAATTGCAGCTGCACTCATACCACCTGAGGATCCCCTTCCGCAGGGAGTTGCACAATTAACCGAGCCACAAAAATATGGTGCTTTATACATTATAAGAAACCATATTCACCCAGATTTGAAATCTGAATATTTAACGGAGGAATCTCCAAGCAATATGTGGCAAGCACTCAAAACTAGATATGAACAGCAAAGGGCAGTTATACTACCTGAAGCTAGTCATGAGTGGACCCAGTTAAGACTCCAGGATTTCAAATGCATCGGAGCTTATAACCATGAGGTTCATAAGATTTGTTCGAAGTTACGGTTTTGCGAGAAGGAACCTTCAGAAGAGGAGAAGATAGAAAAGACTCTATCAACTATGCTCCCAGCTGATAGGATCCTACAGCAACAATATCGTGCAAGGAATTACCAAGTTTATTCTGAACTTATACATGTTCTCCTCCAGGCAGAAAAACATGATGAACTTCTTTTAAAGAATAGTCATCAACGCCCAGTTGGGGCTGCCCCTCTACCTGAGGTACATGCAAATTTTCAGAAAAACAATAAGTTCAATGGCTCTTTCAAAGGTCGTAAGAAGAACTTTAAGGGTAATTACAACCGCAAccgcaacaacaagaacaagccaCATAATTCAGACAAGGGAAAGGGCATTGCAAAGAACAAGTCTGATAAAACTAATCTTTGCCAGAAATGTGGATGCTACAAGCATGTCACCAAAAAATGCCGCACCCCAAAACATTTGGTAAACCTCTACCTGCAATCCATGGGACGTAACAGACCTGCCCAAGGAGCAAGATATGAAGCACACTTCAATCTTCAACCCGAAAACAACATGGAAGTTGGATGTTCGCGAGATGTTCAAAGAGCACCAAGCAACACCGAGGAATTACATGTACCACGGGACTCCATGGACAAGGAGAATATGATGATCTAA